A window from Chryseobacterium vaccae encodes these proteins:
- a CDS encoding helix-turn-helix domain-containing protein → MKMNNRVKILREQQNLTQTELAEKSGLSLRTIQRIEAGNIPKGFTLKAIAQSLEVTPEDIIPDTDEETKKVTTDRAKMINLSALSGLIIPFGGVIFPLILTYRTKDQENKKLGKEIAGVQIILSVILSVLMILSPFVQKGLTMRFPLFLPILISFMGLKLWIIFKNGNSLNQKNALDIKLKIDFL, encoded by the coding sequence ATGAAAATGAACAACAGGGTTAAGATTCTGAGAGAACAGCAAAACCTTACCCAGACTGAGCTTGCCGAAAAATCTGGACTCTCTTTAAGAACTATTCAGAGAATTGAAGCCGGAAATATACCCAAAGGTTTTACCCTGAAAGCCATTGCGCAATCTTTGGAAGTGACGCCTGAAGACATTATTCCTGATACAGATGAAGAAACAAAAAAAGTGACAACAGATAGGGCAAAAATGATTAATTTATCCGCTTTATCAGGGTTGATTATACCATTCGGAGGAGTTATTTTCCCTTTGATTTTAACCTACAGAACGAAAGATCAGGAAAATAAAAAACTGGGAAAAGAGATTGCAGGAGTACAGATTATTCTGTCTGTTATTCTGTCTGTATTAATGATATTAAGTCCATTTGTTCAAAAAGGGTTGACGATGAGATTTCCTCTTTTTCTTCCCATTTTAATAAGTTTTATGGGTCTTAAATTATGGATTATATTCAAAAACGGAAACAGCCTGAATCAGAAAAATGCCCTTGATATTAAACTGAAAATTGATTTTTTGTAG